AATTTGTAATCATCATAATTACCCTAAGTATGAGCAGAGCGTGTAGCACCACAGCCACGTATTGCCTTACAGACACGTAGTGATTAGTTGGCCTCTGAGGTGAAGTGCAGTATTACGCTATACCACGTTCCACTCTTAAAAACGGCGGTTAAGGGTCGTCTGATTCTATCTTGTTGTGCCTTTTATGCAGATAAGCCAAGAAAACAGGACCGCTGTTCCCTGCCACCAGTGGGGCTACGACATCGCGAACAAGGCAGACAGCATCGTGAGTCGTTTCGACCTCGTTTGCGACCGGAAGTACCTGTACGACCTGTCCTCGCTCGCACCCATCATCGGTTCCGCTCTCGTAGCGCCCCTGCTTGGCTTGGCATCGGACCGTGCTGGCAGGAAGCCGGTGATGCTGATGTGCGCGTTCGTCCAACTCTTGGCCACCGTCGCATGCAGCTTCTCACAGACGTACACGTTCTTCGTCTCCACACGGATCTTGCTCTTCGTGGCGGCTGATGTCACCTTCCTTAACACATTCATCCTGATACACGAGGTGACAGGAAATGAGCGTCGCGCTACGTTCACTATCCTGGACACTGCAGTACCGCTCACCGTAGTCCCTCCGCTGATGCACGCGCTTTCTCTTCTGGAACCGCGCTGGATGCTGGCCCAGGCGCTTACCGTTCTCAGCGGGGTCATGCTAGCGGTTTGGTGCTGGCTGCAGGAAGAGTCGCCCGCCTGGCTCATCGCAACACGACACATCGGTAAAGCCGGAAAGGTGGTACTGCTGGCAGCCAAAGAAAATGGTGTGGACGTAGAGAAAGCCCGGACCACCTTTACGGTCATCATGGAACAGCTGTCTAAGCTGGACGAGGATACCCCCAACGCGGCTCCAATAGAGCGTGTATTGGAGGCTGTTAAGACGCGACGTCGCGCAATATCCGCCCTCTTGACCAGGTTCACGTTAGACGCCACCTTCATCGGCGTCACCATTAAAGACGAGGCAACCGGGATCTCTTGGGAGGTGGCAAATGTCTTCGCGTTTGCGGCCTACGTGGCGTCCATCTGCGTTTTCATACGGCGATACGGTGTCAGGGAGTCTCTTTCGGGTCTGCTGGTCATCTTGAGTGGTTTCTGCATTCTGGAAGCGCTAACAATCATCGCCGGTGAACACACGTTGACGCGATTTGTGCAAGCAGGTTTGAAAGTGGCCGTGTCCGGCGCATTGACCGTCGTGTGTTGTTACACGGCAGAGACCTTCCCAACGGCTGTGCGGAATGTCGGCATCAGCTTAGCGCACCTCGCCGGTGGTTTAGGCAACGTCGTAGCCATTGCCGTCATACTCCTTACCGAACCACACGCCGGCCATGTGTTTTACGCTCTGTCAGCCTTCATGGTTCTGCTAAGCGTCGCTGCGATACAATGGCTACCAGAAGTCTACGTTGAAAAACTGCCACGTGCGAAATCGCAGAGCTCGCTGAGCGCCCAAGAACGGAAAGCGGCACTCGTAGCATCGCTGAATGCTGGGATTCCGAGCCACAAACGCAGGGAAAGCAGAATGAATTATGGGGTCGCGTATTGACCGTCAACGACACATTACGCCGTTACGAAAAATGCGACTCGCGAGTTTCTTTCGAGTTTACCGACCGCACTAGTTGCGTGTATATCTTTGCGATACGGTGATTAAATTGTTATCAACGGCAGTAAATGCACGTGATAGAGTGTAACAAAAATTAAGTTATTCAGCGAAATATTTAGGCATTCCTGAACACAGGCGCCTTGGCTTTCATTGGCGTGCGTGCGAACTCTTCGCAATTGACACTTGTGGTTTTGTTTTCACAATACAACTGATTAAAACTGAAGACTAGAAAATGAACGAATCGTAAAATTTTCCCGGTGCGTCAGAAAGGAAGATTAGGTTACCCAATAGGCCATGTCACGTCATTGTACCTCTCTGATTGTGGAACCTATCTAGTGGGAAAGTTGGAGGGGATAAAAACGGGGCGACGCTAAATTTCTTCAAATGAAGTCATATGTAACGTTCCTTTGAGGGGCACTTCTGCCGACGATTTTGTGTCCCCTGATGCATATGTCATCGAATGACCCTTACGAacccccaccccccaaaaaacaaaacataaaaaacctTTGCGTTGCCTTGTCAGTGTCGGGACACACTCTTTTCCTTAGCATTTCTGATGTTATATTTGTATGGAGTAACAGACAATGCGCGAGTCGACTTCACCCCCGGTATATTCGTGCGTGTGTACATCAAATACTCAACGCAAGTAACGACGGGGTCAAAATAAGGATACTTACACAGAGCTTACAACCTATTGCAGCATTTTTGCACATACATACATGGAACCAGCCActtcaatgtacatgtcaaaAGCAGACTAGCGCTTCACGAAATTTCCTGTTCAATTTCTTCGATATGAATTTCCTGTGAAATTTCCTTTAGCACTTCGCGAAACGAAACGAATGAGACTTCAACTAACTTTGTGTCTTATTAGTGCTCAATAACTTAACATTACAAAATTACATCtttgttattattattcttaATCTTGCTCACTTGTAGTCAAGATAACGACTACACTGTCAGGTCTTAACGGGAGAAAATAAATATTGCCCTCTTTTAGTGTTACGTACGTTATTTTGGCGATATGTATTCAATACTGAAAATGTCTCACTAACCCGTGAAATCGATTCATTTTCGATCTTtccgagtgggtatgagccatattcGAGgcataataatactaataatcataataataataatcagtgaGCGAGCTCTCGGTATGCTACGGATGGCTCTGCTATCCATCGCTTCGCCTGCTTTACAGCAATTGCTACGACTGCATATGATGACAGCATACGGCTGCCCGCGCCCATACGAAAAGCGCTGCACAGCTGGAAGAGTGGCATTTATAGAGCCAATATAGAATTCTCTTGCAagctacccactacgccataaattatcttttttttttcaaaatatgaaGCACCCACCAGTCCATTATTCATCATTCAGGGGTATGAGAGGTAGCCGCCACACATCTAGCTACAAGGCATCTTATGCGCTTTGTTGATGTAATGAGAGGTAGATTAACGCATGTGTATAATTCAGGTAGTGGTGTGTAATGCATGGGCTTACCAGGCACGCCTGCCACACTGGCCTCTAATGGGTAGCTTATGGACCGACTTAATGTGCGCACTTATGTTATGTGACATACAtcacatataaaaaaaatcacagcatatatccaCGGACGGAAtaatagagagttatagtataccaggTTTACCGGGctaccgggtgtaccgtgataccggaatcggagtgcgcatgcgcagatacgtgcGTCACACGTGCCACTTCGTACCGCTTCAAATTTCGCGTACCGcttcagatttcacgttaccgtggtagcgtaggtgtacgtagtgtacgtaaacatggcggcgctctcggacgcccgcttcgaagtgattttggcgtagttgttgaaagattaaccttgttcgcagcaaacgactgttcaaagtggcttcgcttgccttcagttagcttcgatgaccgagtattacggataagttggcgtagtttttgaaatagcttcccatttcgaacgcgcctagacctaactacaagatcgatgtaaacaaatcggcaacgtagatgttttcgcgtttggtgcgtggttcatatttacttttattatcactaaaataaacatctaacaatgcttcgcgcggtgtcataggcaaacattctcgttttcttttcattttcactgtttaacttcttaaccatataataggtggcgccaccatcagAGCTgtggcacgtaaaccacgtataCGCTATTCCGCTAAACTGTAAGACGCttcccacaacgaacgtttgctgcacggtaacgccattccatTAACCTACGATATCACCCTAACGCTAACCTATAACTGTCTAATGATGAGTGAAGCCAAgcattcgtcagtccgtccgcgcttccatctgttcgttcgttcttgcttccgtccatccatgcgtccgtccgtgcgaccatccctgcgaccacccgtgcgtccgtctgtccgtttgcgtgtctgctcgtgcgtccatccgtgtgtccacgcgtccgtccatccatccatcttcttgtatgtgcgtccgtctgtccatccgtttttCTAGAggacacttcaagtaccgccatctcgcatcttttcatcatatattcatcatatagaagtaccgccatccagtggacgttccaccctaccgcggtggtctagtggctaaggtactcggctgctgacccgcaggtcgcgggattgaatcccggctgcggcggctgcattttcgttaaaggcgaaaatgctgtagacccgtgtgctcagatttaggcgcacgttaaaaaaccccaagtggtcgaaatttacggagccctccaccatggcgtctctcataatcatacggtcgtcttgggacgttaaactttaccagtcaatcaatcaatcagtggacatttcaaaaactaaacgagaggtggttaccTACAACCACCATTACTACTACAGCATACATCGCGCACGCACGACCCAcgacataaggagcttcgcccctgaaaaaccATGTTCACTAAGTGAATCTGGCTTTTTTAGACAAAAAATTGGCTACGTATCTGCGTGGTTTgcggcaaatgtcgtcgaaagatgttCCCCTTCTCTGCAGCCGGCCGTGCTACACGCCGTCCAAGATCGTGAGTTTGGAATTAAGTCAAGGacatctttacttggctttcgcttgacgtcgAAGGCAACGCATCTCCTTCattaaatataataataataataaagacgaaacaACAATTCAGCCTTCCcgaaccatacccaattacgcaacattcacgcgataatCCCCCGCcccctctgcgacgcatttactcgagttcccccgtgATAAGATGCGGGTGGCAAttctttcgtgcatagcgtcacaTTTTCAACGCAGCCTAACAAACACTGAGGTCTTTGCAATTACGCATCTACGCATTTGctaagaaagcaacacaccacacaaTACTTACGTTTTGATGTGtcgcgcctcagatatgcgtaatatttgctttttgatcgacaatgttcccAAACTTGTATGAACGCAGATAAgcgttcaagatggctgggcgttcagcaagtgcttaagcTTCAACCGGGTGGCTGAATCGCGTGCCAGAGAGACAAACAGGCCAACATTTCTTCGCTCAAGTATCCGAAGGAAGACAATCGTCGTTTTGTCCAACAGCAAAAACGAGCGTTAAACCTCGAATCACGGCATTTCTTAGTGGTAGAAAAAAATCAAGCTactaaaacataaaaaaaatttcaGGCACGCAAATACACAAAAATAACACAACATAGTAATCATTTCACTACATCTTGCTGCGAATCGGTCACCCAGAAGTACATGGCACCAACACATGAGCATGCTTACGACGTAATCGCTTGTCTCTGCTATATATAGCCGAGACAGGCGATTCTGAATTACTGCCACACTCGTTGGTGCATCAAAAGCAATTAAATGCCAGGCGAAATATTGAACTGGCAGCTATGAAAAATTATTGGCGACACGCTAGTAATATCTGTCAGCATCTAGCGCATGATATGGGTTTGCTACTCTATTGAGAAGATTAGCGGTGATTACGATATTCCCCAATGAGAAATGGGAGCTCAGCAGCTCgtgtttttgttcgtttgtttggaGATATACTAAAAAAACTGTTAGAGGTATGTGTGTACGCACAGACACAGACTGCTCCTAAATATCAATGTTATTGTTGATAATGTTAAAATTATTCGTCctgtttatatttattttttcgttATTCTTGTTACGCATTATTTCTCATATTATTTTTTATGTTCATgttaatttttgtgttttttttctttacggagGCAAAGGTTCCGCAATAGAACGAACCAGGACTAAACAAGCAGACCATCGCCTGGTTCCAGGCGCGCGAGACGAGCGTTTACGGCAAGGGCCAGCAAGGAACGACGCACAACACAAGGACTGGCGCCTCTTACACGACACGTAAGTGCGATACACAGACAAATAAGACAATTCTAGTCGATTTAGGACAGAAACCTTGAGATGATCCTAAGTTTGTTGTTGCGCCCACAGCCACGACTTGTAATTGGAGCGTGGACCTGGGTGTTCTCCTTCAGGTGCATCAACAAGCCGGACTAAAACACCGCTGGCGAAAGGTATCGACGATTCTACGTGAGATACGGGCTTGAAGTCTTGAGGATTGTGTTGGTTGAATACCATGTACGTCTACGCAGTTTTGTGCGGTGAAAATCATTGCGTCGCTAAAATGCGGAAACCCTTGTGGCACATCTTTGTGCACGTATGCATACACTGTCTGTGCACGAGCTGAAATATCAGGACAAGATCATgttagaagctttttttttaaagcaatgcATTAAAATTTGGCCCGAATGCCAAGACTCAAATAGTCTATTGAACATATTCAGTGAATTCGCGCTACAGAGAAAGCGGTTATATTTCTACGAAATAAAACGTTATCCACTTATAATCATAGAATAGAGTGGCATCTCAAAGCCATTGAGCGTAAAGGTCTTTGATAAAGAGTTTTCCTATCAATTCCGACCTTTGCTGCGAAAAAAATCCATACTTCGTCGCTGTAAGTGAAATCTAAAAACTTTGTCAAGCGTCCGAGCTCGACTAAGTTCACTCATTGTGAGgcatgctgcaaaaaaaaaaaaaaaagtaactggcGTGGTGGTCACGAGGTGCCCTCCACGGCAGCAGCGggctcttcgtcttcctcctccttgTTGCGAAGAGTGGCAGCCAGCGGGTTACGAAAGGTGTTCCCCTTGTCTTGCTGCGAAGagggactggcgtcgccggtccTGCCATCGTCGTCTTGGTCGTCAACGTCACTGCTCTCCTTCTCCGGTTCCGAGATCAGTGCGTCCTCGGGGGCGAGCGCCCCCCACCGGTCGCGCTGCATTGCCTGTGCGCCAGTGGAAACGAGCATATCAGCCAAGCACCGATGAGTTACTTCACATGTGAAGGCGCAGTGGATGCAGGATCAGCATTTTCGTGTCGATCGCGCTACTGACAGCCACGTGATTCAGTTGGCGGCACCACTGTAAAATTCCGGCCGAAGTCTTCTAAACAAAAAATTCTTAAACCAAGGGATTGCTGGAGCCAACCTCTCGAAAAGCAGACTTATCCACTTAGACCTACGTAGGCCCGCCGCCCCTCCTGATGAAGTAAGGCACAAAATATTAAAAACGAAATCaccacccaagcactccgtacagatTTTTAAGGAGTGAAGCTGAAACATGCGGCCACAAACTGTTGCAGAAGTCACAGCGGAAGCCGAATCGGCACTCGAGAAAGTGAGCGTCGGTCCTGGCGAACGCGTTCCTGTCACTGCCACGTTGACGATGCTCTGCCCGCATCGCCACTCACTCGGCTCGACGTTGTCACTTTTACTCGGCTCGCATGGCTGCCGGATCCTCGGTGCGCAGTTACTGCTCGCGCTTCGCTACCCGGCCTCGGCCCGGCGGACATTAATTCTCTCAAGGGTAAGCTGTCGGGGCTATTCTTGAAAAGTCATTTGCTGTGCACGCGTTCGTATGCAACTGTGTCCTCTCCCTGTTGTTGAAACTACTGCGCGTGGACTCAGGAGCCCGACCACTGCTAAGTGATGGTCGTCACTGACAGCGCAGACAATGGTATGCGTGCTTCGGTCGACGCAGAAAAAGGCGTCGctaaccaacgttactagatacttttttcagtttgcaaactgcggcgccgcgagtgtcacccttccctgtaccggtcaaaaagccgcaagcgcgccccctctcggcggtgccgtctgacaacggcaccgacgctgtcagcgttggcgtgatctgcatggtgccaggtgttttttaatgtcttcaactcagtcatcgctttccctgtgagctacacagctcacatgtgtcatgtgacggttcttgaatgtgagaaaacatgcctcgctgctttgtgactggttgccgaagtgggtactattcgacgaaatccgcggccgaaaagagacattttttcaagcctcccgctgacgaggtgcgccttcagagatttcaaccatatattagaaagcaaggaaaaggtggctgtagcaaacaaaaaagcacgtctcctgtaactctggctcttgcctttgaagaaaagtggcttccagtttgtttgtttcagtgttcagtaaattgtgtttaatttgactttgttcagtgttcaataaattgtgtttaatttgacttTGTGTTCTCGTCATCTCGCGCATTTTATAGCCTTAAAAAGGCCAAATTTTTATTGAAGTAGTTCGGTATCTTTCTATGCTATGCActtcgattcaggtgcacgttagagaaaccccaggtggttaaaatttccaaagcccttcactacgacgtgcctcataatcacatcgtggttttggcccGTAGAACCTTCGATATTATTGTACGATGAGCCACGCACTACGGCCATCTAATGACGCCGGATATGTTAAAGTGTAAAGCCCAGAACGACTTGTTCGTTCCAGATAACTGAATCGTATGATTCGCATTACTTTAGAAGAAAGATACCGAACTACTTCAATAAAAATTTGGCCTTTTTAAGGCTATAAAATGCGCGAGATGACGAGAACACAaagtcaaattaaacacaatttattgaacactgaacaaagtcaaattaaacacaatttactgaacactgaaacaaacaaactggaagccacttttcttcaaaggcaagagccagagttacaggagacgtgcttttttgtttgctacagCCACCTTTTCCTTGCTTTCTAATTTATGGTTGAAATCTCTGAAGGCGCACCTCGTTAGcgggaggcttgaaaaaatgtctcttttcggccgcggatttcgtcgaatcgtacccacttcggcaaccagtcacaaagcagcgaggcatgttttctcacattcaagaaccgtcacatgacacatgtgagctgtgtagctcacgaggaaagcgatgactgagttgaagacattaaaaaacacccggcaccatgcagatcacgccaacgctgacagcgtcggtgccgttgtcagacggcaccgccgagagggggcgcgcttgcggctttttgaccggtacagggaagggtgacacgttgggtgacactcgcggcgccgcagtttgcaaactgaaaaaagtatctagtaacgaTGGTCGCTAACGGTATACTCCCAATGGCGCGCGCGTGCCTGTGCGCGACGTATGACGTAACTGACggcagcagccaatgaagaccgttattgtttctagtggcgaacattttttttttccgtttcacctagccatatacagatttcgctgtaaaaataaaatataattaAGTGATCACGGACTTCTCACAATGACCTGCTTTGGTACGTGCCTTTCCGAGACTGAAGATAAGAAGTAACCAGCTCTTGGAAATTTTATGCACCGAACGCGTTCGACAATCAGTAAATTACTCGGTATGTTTCATAAATAAATGTTCACTTTTTGCCTATCACCGGCCAATTCTTTCCCTGTACAGCGACCCATATCTTACCTAGCTTGTGGGCAGCCGTAAGAACGACAATAACGCCGTATAGTTACCCCCCACTTTCCTATTCTTGTGAAATACAAAATCAATGTCAGGTATACCAACGACGCGCTTTTTCCTATTGTTTTCTGCAGCCATGCTCGGACTTATAAGAAACGGACTTTTTTAAGCTTTCAGTGACACTGCTGGCCACTACCACGAGAGGATAATCTACACTTTAATATGCACGTAACCTGTGTGCTAAAGCTGTCACTCATTTTGTGCGCACACAACTTCGTGAGGAAAGACATAAAAAATGAGATGGCTATACCGTTTTCTTACTATCTTCGAATGTTTCGACGAGATATTGAATGGTGATTTAGAAGATTGCCAGGAAACGTGgtactacttaaaccttaaggaATTGTCTAAAACTTATATGCACTTATTCTGCAGCAATATTTTTTCAGTGAAGTGATGCCTTGCTCCATTTAATTCGAACTGTAATTCGTCACTGATGTAACCACCGATTCAATATCAACACTGCTAGAGGAAATAAAGCAATCGTCCACATACTCTGAGCCTTAATAATAACATTACCTAAGACATCTAATCGTTTCTCTCTATTGCTCGGGCCTATGTCACTAAGAGTGGGAGCAACTTTAGAATGAATGCAAAATCCTGATTTTCGCACATTAATGCCTTCCTCCCGTCTTGCATGCGTCGGCTTTATATACATGAAAATGGCTTCTAAGAAATCATCCGCAGACACACCACACTTAGCTGTGAAAACCGTATCTTGCCCTAGTTCATTTATGTAATATTAAACACATTTTAATAGCCCTTCATGCGGCAAGGTCTATATAAAGTTTTTTTCTATATCTATGCTAAAAGCTTTATAACCACCAGAATTGTCCTCTGAGagaaggtacgcgaaaaagttgtGAAAAACAGAGTGAGAATAAACAGTGCTGCAAGTCGAAAGAGCGATTATTCAGGTCTTTTTCTCTAAAACAATAGTTAAAAAGGAATCTCGTTCTTATGCGTTCGAATTGAAAAAGTAAAGGACAAGCCTAAAGTTAGCCTAGCTGACGTTACATACTATACGTTCAACATTATGCATGTCTTAACAAAACATCAACAGCATGTTGCCTTACTACCGATGGTTTAAGTTTTACCATCCTCAAGCTCTTTTTTCGCTtttaacgctttttttttttggggggggggagacatGCTGTCAGGCATGATTTCGAATGACCCTTCCTTATCTGCAACTGCAGGCCTAAGTTTCCGCTCTACAAAATACTTAATCAAAGACCGGGTAGGATGTGGAGTGCTAAGCTGCCTATTAGATCCCTTGATAAAAGTAATGCAGTCTGGAATGCAATACGAGTGCTCTTCAGGAACTGGTCTATGGATATTTCGAGGCAGGCTTAAAACGTCTCTTGAATTTAGCTTATGTTTAACGTAATATTTCGGACACAAGGCTAGAGTATTGCAAAGACTATCGTCTAAGACAGCTCCTTTAATGACTATTGGCAGTtataaaaaactttattttacaATATCGTATAGCTCACGAAGTTTTATTCTCCGCTAGAATTCGGCAGACTCATAATTCAATCGGCGTACAGTTTCACCTGGCGGAAAACGTCACGCAGAGTATATAGAACAAAGTACCTTGAGTCCTCCATGGAAGAATAAGACTTTACAGCCAGTATTCCGCGCCAAATGTGACATAGACAATAAGGTGTTTAACGTACATCATTACATTAACGTACATCATCAAAATGATGAAGGTCCCTGTACTGTAATTTCACCTTCATCGGTTTCTACCGCGACCATTGGGTGGGCAGCCGAGCACATTACCGCAGCGGGCCGCATTAAGTATAGAGGACGGATGCTTGAACAGATGATAAATTACTAAGCAGGGTATGTTGCTGAAGCCTTTGTTTCGACAAATGCTAGTATAGAGTGCGTCAGGGAAGCCTTGACGCTGCCACAATGACGTTTACTTGTCGAAAAGAAAGCCACAGTGACACTTTTTGTTTCACTATTTGTGATAGACAAAATTACCCGTGGTCTTACCTTTTGCTTGCTTAGAGCCGATCGAAGGCAGCAGCAGCACACGATCAACCAAGTAATCAACAAATCGGCCAAGCCAGCTATGATCAAGACCAGCGAGCTGAGTGGCATTACTGGAAGCAAAAGAAAGGATCTGCACAAGCACTGTAACACCGATGTCTATAGCGC
The sequence above is drawn from the Rhipicephalus microplus isolate Deutch F79 chromosome 3, USDA_Rmic, whole genome shotgun sequence genome and encodes:
- the LOC119187427 gene encoding solute carrier family 22 member 7, with translation MPTSNKPKCGSISTRTGANIRSRSARPRPTAGESIVRTESSTSRSSSKTAGRNSTGSVSQAAEGSTSQPPKNASTEKLTAPTSRLQGSQVATAVLPKAPVDAESHTSLATLKSGTHHNTSRAPSAAVTPSRAELLPGFVAIDSWEAVQANTYVVLGHGPYQRRVLMCGMLSVTVVLFHYLAYKLVGKQVDHWCMTPDDLSFLSIATWKNTSIPIEADGNYSRCTMYDPPLQISQENRTAVPCHQWGYDIANKADSIVSRFDLVCDRKYLYDLSSLAPIIGSALVAPLLGLASDRAGRKPVMLMCAFVQLLATVACSFSQTYTFFVSTRILLFVAADVTFLNTFILIHEVTGNERRATFTILDTAVPLTVVPPLMHALSLLEPRWMLAQALTVLSGVMLAVWCWLQEESPAWLIATRHIGKAGKVVLLAAKENGVDVEKARTTFTVIMEQLSKLDEDTPNAAPIERVLEAVKTRRRAISALLTRFTLDATFIGVTIKDEATGISWEVANVFAFAAYVASICVFIRRYGVRESLSGLLVILSGFCILEALTIIAGEHTLTRFVQAGLKVAVSGALTVVCCYTAETFPTAVRNVGISLAHLAGGLGNVVAIAVILLTEPHAGHVFYALSAFMVLLSVAAIQWLPEVYVEKLPRAKSQSSLSAQERKAALVASLNAGIPSHKRRESRMNYGVAY
- the LOC142803368 gene encoding uncharacterized protein LOC142803368; translated protein: MPLSSLVLIIAGLADLLITWLIVCCCCLRSALSKQKAMQRDRWGALAPEDALISEPEKESSDVDDQDDDGRTGDASPSSQQDKGNTFRNPLAATLRNKEEEDEEPAAAVEGTS